Genomic window (Gasterosteus aculeatus chromosome 13, fGasAcu3.hap1.1, whole genome shotgun sequence):
AACAAAGGGTGCCACCTTGTTGGCTACTTCTCCAAGGTAATGGATTGCTCCCGAACACATCCGTGTGCTGCATTGTGCAGGGCCTCTCTCTCATTTTTAAGGACCGCGTGCCTCTATGAATTACAACCCGCAAAACATGGGGGGGAACGtgattcaaatgcaattgaaaCGCATTGGATCACTCCACACAGGTGCATTCCTGCAAATATACAAAATGTGTCCAAGACGCACACTGGGTGCCGTGAGCTCCATTGCCCCTCCGTAGCGGTCGCAGGTGCTCCCATTAACACGCCGCCTCGCTGCCAAAACACAGCAGCCAGCGTGCGGACGCGGCGCCATCAACACCCTGCCGCACACCCACACAGGCCTCCGCTGTGGTGTAGTTCCCCCCCATACATATATTTGTTTTCTAATTGTGGAATGTGTCTGCTTTCGTTCCCTCGTCTCCAGGAGAAGCACTGTCAACAGAAATACAACGTGTCATGCATCATGATTCTTCCACAGTACCAGCGCCGGGGCTACGGGCGCTTTCTCATCGACTTCAGTAAGGACTCAAAACGCACGCCAAGTTACACCACAACAATAACTGGGAAACGCATCTGTTGATACACAAAGTGAATAACTGAATAAATTGATTAAAAACTAAATGTCCTGGGTCTCTCCCTACAGGCTACTTATTGTCCAAGCGCGAGGGCCAGCCCGGATCTCCAGAGAAGCCTCTGTCCGACCTGGGTCGACTATCCTACATGGCGTACTGGCGCAGCGTGGTGCTGGAGTGTCTCCATGACGTCCGCGACCGACAGATCACCATACGACAGCTGAGCAAACTGACCGGGATCTGCCCGCAGGACATCACCACCTCCCTGCACAGTCTCAACATGCTGGATCAGCGAGGAGAAAGGTGACAGAAACGCCGCGTGTTATTTAGAACCGCATGGAATGGGCCAGTGATTCACACCATaggtgcagagaggaaagttCATGCCGATTGCAGAGTAATCaaaagattatttatttttcatatattcTATCTTCTGCAGCAGCACACTATATAACTCACTATTTTGCTGTGAGAAAAGGAAGAACGATCTGATCGCCAAACAGTTTCCAGTCACAAAGTATTAAAGGCTCTTGTAACTAATCCAGAGGAAACAGACTATGGCTTGTAGCCAGGTTCCACCTCGCATGTAAACAAAGCAAGTACAGTTTGAAGTACACTCTAGTAGGATCATTGCTCACAGTGACCATATAAATACAATCTGATGTATTTTATATTCCACTGACTTTCAACGTGGGCTGCAGCAAGGTACCTATCCTCCTAACTACTTGACACAGGCTAAAACTTCAATTAGAAACCCTGGTAACTAAATACAGTTCTAATTACAATGGCGTGATAGTCTGGATCTGGGCCCACTTTGTTCTGCCGGTAACATTGACCCTCTCCTGAGACATTTGACACTTATATTAAATTTCAGCAACAGTATAATAGAAAGGCAAGCACAGTTGGTCAGTTGTTTAAGTGTAATCTGCTAAGTGTACTTCAGTGATTAATGTACTGGTGATTTGAACCTAGATACAAGTCtgtggcagcagcagagaacCTTTGGCAAATGGCAATATTATAAAGCTTTGGATTAAATAATCATGTAAATGGACCCAGTCACCCTTTACATgcgtatacacacatacaatacCCAATGGTCGTTGCATTCAAAAGAGAAACCACAGGTGGGaatgcacacatgtgcacacagaccGATTCTCCTCATCTCCTAATGCTGGCATGTAAaagacttgtttgtttgtgctttggtCAGGCTGGTCCTGGTGCGTAGGGAGAAGCTGGTGTCCAACCACATGACTCGTCTCAAGGCCCGGCCCCGGCAGCTGGACGTCGACCCGGAGTGTCTCCGCTGGGCCCCCGTCATCGTAACCAACACTGTGGTCTCTGATGGCgacgatgacgaggaggaggaggatgacgaaCCAGAGGAACACATCCGCAAGGAGGTAAATACGTTTAATTTGTGTAGGACGACAGATTGACGTCAACGGTAAACTATTATTGATTGATTACGTTGCCTGTTCGTAGATCAAACCAAGTCACAAGGTCCCAGCCATGTCCTGGCACCAGCGGCAGGGGAAgaagagggatgaggaggaggacgaggatgacgaggaagaagaggaaagaaagtGCTTCCTGGGGTTTCCCATGAACCAAAGTTCCCCGGCTTCCACTCCCATTCGCTGTCCACCCCCTGCCCCGGAGCCACCGCGCCCGCCTCCCCCGACAAATGGGGAACGCAGGCCGCGGGGGCGCCCACCCAAAAACTGGCCCTGGGGCAAGGTGAAAGACAGCGCGCGGGTCGGGCGGCCACCTAAGATCCGACCGGCGGGGGACGAGGATGACAAAGGCAACAGGAGAACGGAGGGAGGAAAAACCATAGGCTCCGCCACTGGCCCCCCATCCCTTTTCTCCATGGACAGACGAGCAGAATCCACGACCTTTCACTCACTGGACATGGGCAGACACCCCTCCATAGTTCCCTCACGAAGAGGGCGGCCCCCGAGAAAAAAGAGAGGCCCCAATCCCAGGTTGATGGACGGGGCCGGGGTGGGGCTGGCCCAGCTACCTATGGTTTCCAGGTTGACTGAGTCGCTTCCCATCCGGAAGAGCTGCTTCAGTGAAagcagtgaagaagaagaggaggaggatgacgatgatgaagatgacgatGAGAGGAGGGCGGGCTCCCCACCCGTCCTCACCAAGCCTGCCTTGGGGCTCAAATGCAAGGTAAGAAACCGCTCTCAggaatcaatcaattaatcaagTCAGAAAACGCATAATAACCTTCCCTATTTGTATCCAGAAGCCGCTGAGGAAGCGGCACTTTCGTCAGCGCAGCCATCCTCACAGCAGCGTGGTGACCGAGACGATCTCCGAAACCACCGAGGTGTTGGACGAGCCTTTCGTCGACTCCGACTCGGAGAGGCCCATGCcccggctggaggaggagacgcccCTGGGACACCCACTGCACCGCTACCCACCAGCCCGCTCTGCCATGAGGCTGTCTGACCCTGCACCTAAAAGGACCCGgcactccaacctcaccgactCTGAGGAAGACGGTGAGCCAAAGGCCCAACTTTGCATTACTTTGTGCGGATTGGTTTCTTTATCTTAACACTTATCTCCTTGCCCCCCCTttaccccacctcctcctctcagagCGAACACCTTTGCTGAAGCCCGTGGCAGCTCCGCCAGCAGCTCCATCAGGGACCCAGGCGGACAACCTTGAGGTCCcagtcaagaagaagaaaggctgGCCCAAGGGAAAGAGCCGCAAACCCCTGCACTGGAAGAAACGAGGCCCCGGGAGACCACCCGGCAGCAGAGCAGCTGCCGACCGCCGGGCCCAAGGTGGGGATCCGCCACCCCCCAAAATCAAGATGAAGCCCGGCCGCAAGCCCCGGGGCTGGCACGAGCAGCGGGCCcgggaggaggccgagaggcAAAGGCTGGCGGGGCAGCAGGTGGACAAAGGTCTCCAGCCGCTCCAGACAGACGACCGCAGCAGCAAGCGGGTCTGCCGGACCACCACCGACCGAGACGCCAAGCCCAAGGACtccgaggaggacgacgactaTCGGCCCAAACCTGTCGAGCAGAAGCTGCCCAAAAGGCCGAGAGGGAGACCGCCTAAGAACCGCGCCCTCCGGCCCCCACCACAGCCTGCCCCTAAACCTCCTCCTGCCTCcgagccagaggaggaggaggaggaggaagaggaggctgtaAAGGCCTGGAAGGAGGACAAACCCGGCCGTCCACCACCCCGCGCCCTGCTGTCCCCCTCGTCCTTGTCGGGGCCCCGCCCCCCACAGTCCCGGCCTCAGGAGACAGATATGGGTAACAGGGAAGAGGACGATGATgacgaggagagggaggaagaggaatgcGGCAGAGTGGTCAGCGGCGGCGGAACCGTCAACAGGCGAGCATCCGTTCCACCGGGTTCAGGAAGCAGGCGCAGCGAAGACCACGACGCAGACGACGAGGGGGACGGACACTTGGAGGACAAGAgcaacggcagcagcagcatcaacaacaacaacaacaacaacagtaagaAGAGAAAAGGTCAGGACTcggaagaagatgatgatgacgacgacgacgaagacgaggaagaggaggagcccacCTCCCGTGCGAGCTCTCCTCCGGTCAAAGAGGAACCCCAAGTTGGAGAGGCTTTTTTAGACATGGAGAACAGCGTGACCCGAGACGTCagcaagcaggaggaggaggaggaagaggaggaggaggaagaagaggaggaggaggctgaggaggagacAACGACGACAACGCAGGAGGCCAAGTGTCGGCCCCCCTCGGCCGACCCCcggcaggaggagaggcggcGCCGCGAGCAGGaggagtcggcggcggcggctgcggcgGTGGAAACGGTCACGGGTCCCTCTGAGCCAATGGAGCTCCAGTCGCTGCACCCGGACGACAAGGACGTCACGCTGTTGATGGAACCGCAGCACCCGCATCCACACTCCCACCCCAGCCAGCATCCCGACTTCAAAGAGGAGCTGGGCCACCACCACCCGCACCACTCCCATCACCACTCCAACGAGCTGGACCTGGAGACCATGCAGGCCGTCCAGTCCCTGACCCAGGGGGAGGCCCAGGACGAGGAGGCCGAGCCCCAGCCACACCACGGCGCCTACCAGGACTGCGAGGAGACCCTGGCCGCCTGCCGCACCCTGCAGAGCTACAGCCACGCGGGGGAGGCCGAGGACGAGGCGCTGGCCTTGGTGGAGGAGTGTGGCGCCTCGCAGCACAGCAGCCCCCTTCCTAATCCCACAGTGCCGCCTCTCCCCAGCCAATCGGTGCGCTCGGTGAACAGTCCGGGGCTGCCCTCGGGCATCATGGACACGACGGCTGCGGGGCAGAGGGGAGGCACGCCTGGCCCTACTGGGGCAGCGGGAAGTGGTGGAGGAACCGGCGGGGGCTACACCCAGATCACGCCGGAACACCCCAGCTCGCTGTCCGCCCCGTCGCAGCAGAACATGGAGACGTCGCCCATGATGGACGTGCCGTCCGTGTCTGACCACTCGCAGCAGGTGGTGGACAGCGGCTTCAGTGACCTCGGCAGCATAGAGAGCACTACAGAGAACTACGACAACCCCAGCAGCTACGACTCTACCATGGGCGGAGGTGGGGGGACCGGGAACAGAGGGGGAGACCACGCGGGGGCGACCacggcctcttcctcctcctcgagcTCGGCCACCCCGTCGTCCTCGCAGTCCAACAGCTGCTCTTTTGTGCCGGCCCCCAGCCTCACGTCCTCGGCGGGAATGGGCAGCTGCAGCCTCATCCAGCAAACGGGGCCCAACAGCGGACCGGGTGCCAGTAATGTAGGCAGCGCTGTGGCccagccccccccaccgccgccgccatccAACACCCCCGGCTGTGGCATTAAGTCTCCTCAGAGCTGTGTGGTGATCGAGAGGCCTCCCAGCAccaacctgcagcagcagcagtcccaaaaaaaggtttctcaGCAGCAACAAGCCCCTAATCCTCCCCAATcggcacaacaacaacagcagcaacaacaacaacaacaacaacagcaacaacaacaacagcagcagcagcaacaacaacaacaacggcagcagcagcaggccctgTCCCAGTGTAGCATGGGTAACGGCTTCGCCTCCACACCCATGATAATGGAGATCCCCgagagtggaggagggggccgCCACATGTACGACCGCATGGGTCCAGACTTTGGCACGGGGGGCTACCCTCAGCCCTCGGCGACCTTCAGCCTGGCAAAGCTCCAGCAGCTCACCAACACCATCATGGAACCCCACGCCATGCCCTACTCTCCATCGGCCTCGGTCGCCTCCTACGCCACCAGCGTTTCCCTCTCCAACCCCGGGCTGGCCCCTTCACCCCACACCTCCCTCGCTCAGGGCCAGCCCACCATGACCCCGCCCAACCTCAGCTCCGGCTCCATGAATCTGGGCTCCCTGCAGCTCCAGTGCAACATGCCCACCGCCAACATCGGCCTGGGACCCCCGCCGCACACCAAGCGGCTACAGGGCCAGATGGCTACAGTCCAAAGCCATATCGCCATCCGGTCCAAAGCCACGCAGCAGCTGGCCCCGGCGccgcaccagcagcagctctacGGCCGCAGCTCGGGGGCCGTGTCCATGCAGGGCACGTCGCGCACCCTGGCCGTGCAGCGCGGCATGATGCCCAACCTCATGCCCACGCCGGCGTCGTACAATTCCATGAACATGGCCCCCCTCAATGCCATGTCAGCCGGTTACAGAATGCCCCAGCCCATGATGAACAGTGGTTACCACGGCAATCCCCCGTACATGAATCAGCCGGCTCAGTACCCCATGCAGATGCAGATGGGCATGATGGGAGGGCAGGGTTACCCGCAGCAGGCTATGCAGCccaatcaccatggcaacatgaTGTACACCGGCCCCTCCCATCACAGCTACACCGGCGTCCCGAAACAGTCACCTTACATGAGCAGATGAGCAGCCAATTAAAAACCGAGAAAGGAGCCACGAGGCCGGAGCTGATTCTCGCGGTCCTCTGAATgtccactacccccccccccccccccgatcaccCTCACCGGCGCCACGGCGGGCGCCAGGGGGTCGGAGACGGAAAGGGTCTTTGGGtttcctgtttttctgtgttgtcattttgtccctccctttttttttatttaatttttgaaACTGGGCCTTGTTTCCCTTCCCGCCCGCCCAGCTGGTTGTGTACGGGAACAAGCGGGCCGCCGGGTCGGGGGGCGTGTACTTGGACCTCTGCCGTGCTGATCCGGGCCAGGCCTGCACGGCCCTCTGTAATGTGAtgattattcctttttttttcaacacgGGTCCAGGAGGCTCCTCGTCCTcacgagagggagaggaggggacaggAAGGAGGACGAAGACACACAGAGATGGACGATACGGGAGCAGCTCGCTTTCGCTTTACTGCGAACGAAAAGCAGCGGTTAGCTGAATATATTCAACCATGCACACAATCTTTTAATTGACATAGGAAGCCTTACCTTGAAAAAAGAGACGATGAAACCATTGGGGGCAGactatttttttgttaaacatAATGTTGGatcttatttttgttgttgttatcgtTTTGAGATACTCGTGTGCACTCCGACCTCTTATATGCTTTGGTCTTTATATGTGCGGCCTTCTGATCCGGTGAAGCGCCCTCTCGCTCGCTCAGAAATACCCAGACATCCCTGTGGCTTTACACTCCGTtccagaggagcagaagggtgtgtgtgtgtggggggggggggggggggcagtgtgtgtCTTCCCGAAGGGACGTCGTACCAAAAACAGCAAAGACACGGGAGGGACAAGCTGTCTATTCAATGTCCATAAACAAAACAagtagcattattattatttttttttcccagtttgCCACCACTCCGAAAAACCGTTTTAGATGTAAATATTCTGGTACTTCCCGATATcgagcgcacacgcacacacacacgcacacatacacacacacagacgccggCTAGCTGTCGCCCAACGGCAGCTCGCGGCGGAAAGAACAACGCTACGCTGCTCTTGTCCACACTCCACTGACGGACGGTCAgccattttttcatatttttttcccgctctttttttttctattattgCAGTTTGGGGAATGCCGAACAAACGGTGCCATTTCCATCTAACTGCTATAGCAGACCCCTCTTCAGTGTTAGCGGCCGAAACCGGTCCAGGAGTCGGACTTTGAACGGGGTATTCTGTCATGACTGTATTTCAtcccttttttgtattttttttttttttccctgcaaaATTCTGCACTTCCAATTGGCTAGAGAATATGGCGGTAGACAGTTATCCTTTGTAAAAGGTGCGCCTGAATGCCTGATCTAGCGCTCACATGAAAAGAGGGTGGGGAGGGCGGTGGCAGAGGCGGTTCCGGCGGTGGACCTCGTTGCTCCGCGTACCAGTATTCAAAGTCAAAAGAGGAGTTTTCATTTTCTTACAGACCCGACATTGCATACTttagttgtgtgtattgttctgttctgtacttgcattgtttttttctttctgaattttatCAGACTGGGCAGCTTTCTTTTATGACACGAGCTGACTCTTTTTGACTTTAGAAAAGCTATTgtagagaaaatgttttttctataATATAAAAGGAAACTCTGACATTGATATTGGTACTGTCATTTTTTTCACTTCtgtttcaggaaaaaaaaaacaatacatattttttagcTCGCCTCTTGGGTAATGATTACTAAGAaattcaaaatttaaaaaaattaccaCTCACTTTTAGTGACTTTAAGATGCCTTTAACCTCTCCATTCCATCTCATCTCTAGAGTTTTTCTATCTTTGTGTAGTTATATTAAtgctattttaaacaaaaaggactCCAAATATCTAAAGGTCACTTggcattctttttctttttttacttgtgtgtgtataGGAAGACTTCCTTACATTTAAGAGGCATGTAAAAAGGAGCTCAGTATATTTCTGTCTGTTTATATCGCTTCCCTTTTTGTATCCTTTGTAATTGTACATGTTGCGTTGTATGCTAAGAGAGCGCAGAATAAAGAGGAGGGACGGCTGGGCACacagtgatggatggattgCGCTCAGCGGCCTCGGCTCTCTACTCTTTCCCTGTATGTATTtccatttattctgttttttttttgtttctttcttagCAAGTACTTTCAAAGAACTCTGTACATTTtaacataaaatgaaaataaattatgttGAGCCATTCATGTTTTCCTTGCGCTTTTTAAGCTTTAATCTGAATAGGTTTTTTTCAGGGCCTTCACCTCCGGCCGCTACTTTCAGATttactccaaaaaaacaaatggagctTTTGATTAGttttagaatttattttataGTACAAGAAATGAGTTTTTCACGATAAATACAGGACAAATGATGAAGTAGAAGTAGTCCTGCAAaaccaaatgtttttaaatttaaacGTATTTCTAACTTCAAACTGACTTTTGCTCATGTGTTTCATCAGAGCTGCATGCGTGTGGTTTGATCACTTTTGAGTGACCGCGTTGACAATCAAGCAAACAACCCGACTATCattggctcacacacacaccgctgagCCCCTATTGGTGGAAGAAGTGCGCACGTGTTTTTCCTAAAGAAGCCTTTCCATTTTAGaccagttcaaaaacacaaatacagcaTCTTGTGTCAAATAACCAACACCGTTTCAACTTCCACACGTTTCAATGTAGGACCAAGATTTGTCATCTGGTCAAACTTGATATTTTTTTCAGTCTTTTAATGCTGCTATATCAACATTTTTGTCCAAAGTAAAAAttgaatgtttcattttaagTCTAATTTCCAAAGAATGATGCCACATCTTGTTTGATGTTGCCCCCTACCTGCTATAAAGCATTccatatttaaagaaatgtggTTTTACTAAGCTCCATTCCATCACTAATTCATACATTTTTCTCCATTGTCGGCGAGCATTTATAGTGAACATTTTGACATGGAATTGCTTTGAGTGTCCTCTAGATGTCCCCAAAGACAAGTGAGCGTGGCAAGTTAAGAAGAATGGAGTGGAAATGAGTTTTATCTTCCAGCACGCTGACATTTTCAACTAAATACATCGACGTGAATCCCTGAACTTTGCTGCGCTGTGAACAGTTGATCTCTATTTCAAAGGAATAGCTCAGAACACACGAGTCCCATTTGTCACatctatttaatgtaaaatgttttatcaGGTCGCTACGGTCGCCACAATATGCTGAAGGACATGTTTGGTTGTGCATTTTCTATGTCATGCGCGTCAGAGTGATTAAGATCTCCAAATTGTATTAATGTCCTGTGACCTTTGCCTGATGAACTGCGTCTTGTCACAGCAAGTCAAAGCACTCGGAACTCGTCAAGAGCTTCGTTGTGAACGTTTCTGAAGGATGAGGCTGTGAGCCAAACTAAGCTCCGATATCCTAGTTTGGTGTCTTTGCCCGGGAGTTTCACCAATATTTACAGTAAAGATTTGACTTATTGACACTCTGGGGCGGTTTTCTCAAACGCTcattgtttgcatgtgtgcttAGACTTTGTCTTAAAGGTGTGAGCCGCACTTGGAAAGAAGGTGGAACTGCAATATGAAGTAAATTAGTAAGTAAATACTATCTACATATGTTCAATATACTATATAAGGAACTACTGTTTGATTATGATTTGTTTGAAATACTGAATGTTGCTCATTTTCAACAACGCAACAGTTTTTTGAAAGTGCCATGTTTCATTTACatactgtgtctttgtgttgtccAAATAACACACTCTGGTCTTGTACAACAATTACAAAAGTCTTCAACAAGAAAAATGCTCAACATGTGTTTTCGTGTCATTCATAAAATACTTTAGTATCAATATCCAAAGGTATTTTGGCTATTTACTTGCTATTTAATTATGACTAGATTAGGGGGCCAATTTACAATTAGATTGGCTCTGTACATAACAAAATAAGTAATTCATTTTAACCTGACCGATTAATTACTGTGTAGTTTTTGAAGAAGTTTTTGAACCATATGTTTTATCTCCTCAAGATGAAATCTGATACTGGAAACAAAATGTCAGACCAGCCACATCTTCAGGCCAATCAGCGGGCAGTCTTACTGGTGTTTACCGaagccccccctctcttccacggaccaatcacagccaagTCTCAAGGCACCAGCTTCCGTATTATTGACCTATAACTCTATTAAGAGGGCGGGATCTCACGAGCTCCCCGGATTCCGATTGGTTCGCTGCAGCGTATCCTTCTCTGTACCAAGCGCTGTTCCACCTAACGGGAAGCGACGACGGCAGCTTAATCTTTCAATTGGAAAAAGGGTGAACGGTGAGACGAAAACGTTAATATTTGTCTTCGGTGAGTCATGTGCAATTGACCCGTTGCCCCAGGGGGGCAAGTGGCGCGTTCTCAGTCAAAACAGCTGCGTTATTTTAAGGTATTTCCATCCCCTGTAGCGGGTGACGGGGCTTTTCCTCCTCTGTCATGAGACcgcggagcaggaggaggcatTGATGTAGCATCTCGTATGGCGACGGAGGCCTAAATAAACGGCTCTACAGTggagttagctagctagctagttacgCGTTTAGACGTCGTATATTGTTAATACATGTTGTGTAGCTGGCACGTATTCTGGTTCTTGTGGCGCCGAGTTTCATCCGGTCCGAAGTTGATCGCGTCGTCGCATATTTAATGAATATTCCGGTGTCATATTTCCCAGCGACCCGAAGAAGAAGCTGCTCAATGAAAACTGGGTCTGTGGCAAGTTAAATATGGATACGTTATTTTCCCCTTGTATTGTAAGATCTAGATGTTTTTTAATTACTCATTTAAATTTAAcagttaaaagttaaattagTCAGTGACATGACAGGATCTTTAACCCTTTCAAATGTTAGATTGTAAATTAGAATACATAGTGTGCAATACGTAAcgtaacaaataataaaaaatgaggtAGGTACGTTGTGTTTACAGAGTACACGTACTATGGACTACATGAAATATACAATAGGTACATTGTGTTTACAGAGTACACATACTATGAACTACATGGAATATACAATAggtacattgtgtttacataGTATACATACTATGAACTACATGAAATATACAATAGGTACATTGTGTTTACAGGTTGCCCATGAACTGGAGAATTgctttcactttaaaaaaaaaatatatatatatatatatatatatatatatatatatatatatatattatttaacaatctcaataataaatatttttaaaaactatttaaagTTATGCAtttgtttcagctgtttttGGAGCCTTGTTCCACAAACAAAGTTTTTAAAAGCTGCTTGAATACAAATCTACTTTATTGAAGGGTGTATAATACGGTAACGACTTGTCATCTTAAAGTACTAAAGCACAGGTGTAAATGACACAAAGATAAAATGCATGCTGGCTGACTGGACACTTGATGAAACAGGGCTGATATAAATGTGTTATCAGTAATACCTGTACTTTTCCTCCCAGGACTTGTTTTGTGAGTGTTTTTGACTGATGTTGATGTTTCCAAGCGATTCCTTGATAACAAGTTTTGTATATTCAATGTCTGCATTACCACCGTTTAAACCCGTGACCTCTTACTGGTTCCGGCTCTCTCAAAATGGACAGAAAGAACTCCTCTGCTTTCCATCGCCAGCCTCTCCGCCTCCGGCCGCGATGATCCACAGCCTGTTCCTAATCAACGCCTCCGGGGACATTTTCCTGGAGAAGCACTGGAAGAGCGTCGTCAGCCGCTCCGTGTGCGACTACTTCTTCGAGGCGCAGGAACGCGCCTCTGAGCCGGAGAACGTCCCCCCGGTGATACCCACGCCGCACCACTACCTGATCAGCGTGCTCCGCCACCGCATCTACTTCGTGGCGGTCATCCAGAGTGAGGTGCCGCCGCTTTTCGTCATCGAGTTTCTGCACAGGGTCGTCGACACCTTCCAGGTTCTGGCTGCCGTGCATTTCTTTAGCTAGTTAAAAGTTGTTTCATAATTAATATCTGATTTTAAATACCCGTATCCTAACCGTGGTTTTTGTTCGCAGGACTATTTCGGAGTGTGTACAGAGGCCGCCATTAAGGACAACGTGGTGGTGGTTTACGAACTACTGGAGGAGATGCTGGACAATGGCTTTCCGCTGGCCACAGAGTCCAACATCCTAAAAGAGCTCATAAAGCCTCCCACTATTCTCCGCACGATGGTCAACACCATCACAGGTACGGTTCATGTTCACCACGGGGCCCGTAACAAAAAAGGACACCTTAAGCATTCAGTAGTCTTCTAAAGACTCTGATCGTTAAGTCAAATAAAGATAGTGGTGTCAGATATAATGTGCGTGTGATTGAGGTGCTGGACAGATTAGACAAGTTACTGGAGTTTAGGACATAAACATAAGTTATGCATTAACATAACTTTGTAATTGTGGATAATCAATTGGGGAAGTCTCATTGCGATaaccatttttacatttttttgataCCCAATCAAGAAGATTATTAAAAGAGTCCTGCAAACTGTACAGTGTAGCATCTTTGCATTCTTTAAAGGCCCATTTCTCAAAAATCTCTTTCAGTATCAAATACATACGCAGAATGTTTGCAGTTTTACTCTTGTGACACTATATAAATGGGCTACGTATAAAAGgacttattttatttacatctgCTCTACTTCTGTTTTTCAGGCAGCACCAATGTTGGCGAACAGC
Coding sequences:
- the kat6a gene encoding histone acetyltransferase KAT6A isoform X2, with product MVKLANPMYTQWILEAIKKVKKQKQRPSEERICNAVSMSHSLDRKTILEQLELSVKDGTILKVTNKGLNSYKDPENPGRFALPKSKGSSSSERSGGGGGGGGGGGSGCGVGGSSSSNSSGSSSSSSGVGGGGGGGGGGGGSGGSHSHSGKRPGLDWNKLLKRALEGLHEPGGSSLKNIERFLKCQADVAGYLSSSGSLGSGLFHQHLRVALKRAVAHGRVAKQGPLFQLISRSSCLDDGTGTVSLGSLPPVRLLPHEKDRPVAEPIPICSFCLGTKEQNRDKRPEELISCADCGNSGHPSCLKFSPELTARVKALWWQCIECKTCSSCQDQGKNADNMLFCDSCDRGFHMECCDPPLTRMPKGMWICQICQPRKKGKRLLHEKAAQIKRRYNAPLGRPKNRPGRPFKKLGRRGRRKRSASANSSSSSSCEGYPGDDRLLFSMRDDGDLSQDSLRFNNKTKGLIDALTKFFTPSPEGRKARQEVVDYSQQCRIRKKASRKGEGDDRDNQEGSDWRDEDEKLPGHENLTEKDIELFRHIQELALQKVGVTGPPDPQMRCPSVIEFGKFEIQTWYSSPYPQEYSRLPKLYLCEFCLRYMKSRSILYQHMKKCNWFHPPANEIYRKEDVSVYEVDGNVSTIYCQNLCLLAKLFLDHKTLYYDVEPFLFYVLTQNDNKGCHLVGYFSKEKHCQQKYNVSCIMILPQYQRRGYGRFLIDFSYLLSKREGQPGSPEKPLSDLGRLSYMAYWRSVVLECLHDVRDRQITIRQLSKLTGICPQDITTSLHSLNMLDQRGERLVLVRREKLVSNHMTRLKARPRQLDVDPECLRWAPVIVTNTVVSDGDDDEEEEDDEPEEHIRKEIKPSHKVPAMSWHQRQGKKRDEEEDEDDEEEEERKCFLGFPMNQSSPASTPIRCPPPAPEPPRPPPPTNGERRPRGRPPKNWPWGKVKDSARVGRPPKIRPAGDEDDKGNRRTEGGKTIGSATGPPSLFSMDRRAESTTFHSLDMGRHPSIVPSRRGRPPRKKRGPNPRLMDGAGVGLAQLPMVSRLTESLPIRKSCFSESSEEEEEEDDDDEDDDERRAGSPPVLTKPALGLKCKPLRKRHFRQRSHPHSSVVTETISETTEVLDEPFVDSDSERPMPRLEEETPLGHPLHRYPPARSAMRLSDPAPKRTRHSNLTDSEEDERTPLLKPVAAPPAAPSGTQADNLEVPVKKKKGWPKGKSRKPLHWKKRGPGRPPGSRAAADRRAQGGDPPPPKIKMKPGRKPRGWHEQRAREEAERQRLAGQQVDKGLQPLQTDDRSSKRVCRTTTDRDAKPKDSEEDDDYRPKPVEQKLPKRPRGRPPKNRALRPPPQPAPKPPPASEPEEEEEEEEEAVKAWKEDKPGRPPPRALLSPSSLSGPRPPQSRPQETDMGNREEDDDDEEREEEECGRVVSGGGTVNRRASVPPGSGSRRSEDHDADDEGDGHLEDKSNGSSSINNNNNNNSKKRKGQDSEEDDDDDDDEDEEEEEPTSRASSPPVKEEPQVGEAFLDMENSVTRDVSKQEEEEEEEEEEEEEEEAEEETTTTTQEAKCRPPSADPRQEERRRREQEESAAAAAAVETVTGPSEPMELQSLHPDDKDVTLLMEPQHPHPHSHPSQHPDFKEELGHHHPHHSHHHSNELDLETMQAVQSLTQGEAQDEEAEPQPHHGAYQDCEETLAACRTLQSYSHAGEAEDEALALVEECGASQHSSPLPNPTVPPLPSQSVRSVNSPGLPSGIMDTTAAGQRGGTPGPTGAAGSGGGTGGGYTQITPEHPSSLSAPSQQNMETSPMMDVPSVSDHSQQVVDSGFSDLGSIESTTENYDNPSSYDSTMGGGGGTGNRGGDHAGATTASSSSSSSATPSSSQSNSCSFVPAPSLTSSAGMGSCSLIQQTGPNSGPGASNVGSAVAQPPPPPPPSNTPGCGIKSPQSCVVIERPPSTNLQQQQSQKKVSQQQQAPNPPQSAQQQQQQQQQQQQQQQQQQQQQQQQQQRQQQQALSQCSMGNGFASTPMIMEIPESGGGGRHMYDRMGPDFGTGGYPQPSATFSLAKLQQLTNTIMEPHAMPYSPSASVASYATSVSLSNPGLAPSPHTSLAQGQPTMTPPNLSSGSMNLGSLQLQCNMPTANIGLGPPPHTKRLQGQMATVQSHIAIRSKATQQLAPAPHQQQLYGRSSGAVSMQGTSRTLAVQRGMMPNLMPTPASYNSMNMAPLNAMSAGYRMPQPMMNSGYHGNPPYMNQPAQYPMQMQMGMMGGQGYPQQAMQPNHHGNMMYTGPSHHSYTGVPKQSPYMSR